The following are encoded in a window of Ogataea parapolymorpha DL-1 chromosome VII, whole genome shotgun sequence genomic DNA:
- a CDS encoding Protein required for beta-1,6 glucan biosynthesis: MKALGIVFILNLWLLTLAEYVNLQMVGSWNQTSFKLNVLETFSAHNESLYLPLTLKLIGITHNEDEVELEDITLSDEDYFKYACSLVNTDDLGFVETDLALRTYSPRIVAHFQESDSLQCDGAWLKQENNVYCMPDDVFALKTASEGHVEPLEAFDRVIGNRENVFILYGDYESEKFRHFFANLYESAISGKLGFAWRYTPREEIEKEVLAGYGVDLTLKRTDYIAIDDRGFTEEQQAKLKFEPGQETVVPVDDFIDRHMDDIPKLSQDHMKGLVGKLVSYIAEKGSDLRLFRKIMLDFPKYASYISLRREPEEIAVESPNVPAGMYINGVPATEKFLSVFEILKRLKQEKLIVDNLSSVGVDKNEVKTLLYRFANESIVAAAHLPRYQTTDHPGIIYFNDLENDPQYADLQNPRLAYKSEWSGRKIPPARENIHDLVFAINPTDPLQLQYSLMMINAILKNLISQRVGLVPLVRTEEDQVVTEQLVKIHRTSGPIEALRYLILVHEVINSPGVSFDTLKQVDVPDKDELLRNLDSFKNQFALQSQPHVIINGIFIEFNQNWQYAMSEQITADILYLNSEQRQRRIPREVTLKDYLRQGALARRDPLLIPETLDRLRSSYVPAPTYETYKLLKNFGGDDKIVLNAVGKLSSRKFRSQVAEALKSGITLRIIDVSNSPEVETLTKSLDDVESALVYLDGEFASKPTDNSALSVISECFGVDDFADDDEVYLILNGRLIDLHDREPVKAVDLQILLNREKSVRLNLLDEDTQDFEYKSWVVTSSFYNDDGDFIISGLLPRYDFSRSSSFIEQGTGYVDVDSVIDPLSEQTQSILALSEVFEKFDFVRSRIWIKPSEKDELKIKRLYRGVFPTSVKFYENGTEKRDYSAFFDDIPEKTLFTADVDVIPSWIVSIKEANTDLDNIKLDISGSVDGVYELRSILIQGHAREGIDTIAPLGLGLQLLDSNGASVSDTNVMANLGYFQLKANPGLWTLSTKKIIPDVEFEIDAVDTKYKTRISHSRPEKIPILDLTGAMVYPIVSRKKPSNSLFSGLSKSFSSLFKPKQAEINIFTVASGHLYERFLGIMTASVMAHTKHTVKFWLIENYMSPKLKKHLPLLAKHYGFDYELVTYKWPTWLRGQREKQRTIWGYKILFLDVLFPQDLEKVIFVDSDQIVRTDMKELVDMDLKGAVYGFTPMCDSRKEMEGFRFWKQGYWKTLLGDNLKYHISALYVVDLKKFRQIAAGDRLRQHYQSLSADPNSLSNLDQDLPNNLQHTIPIYSLPQEWLWCETWCDDESLKKAKTIDLCNNPLTKEPKLDRARRQIPEWTKYDQEIETIIRGSPVTHDEL, from the coding sequence ATGAAAGCACTGGGCATTGTTTTTATTCTAAACCTTTGGCTATTAACATTGGCGGAGTATGTCAATCTGCAAATGGTAGGTTCTTGGAACCAAACTTCATTCAAGTTGAATGTCCTCGAGACGTTTAGCGCGCACAACGAAAGCTTGTATCTTCCTTTAACTCTCAAGCTTATTGGCATTACACACAATGAGGACGAAGTCGAATTGGAGGACATAACCCTATCGGATGAGGACTATTTCAAGTACGCCTGTTCCTTGGTGAATACTGACGATCTGGGATTTGTAGAGACAGATTTGGCTCTAAGGACGTATTCACCTCGAATTGTGGCTCATTTTCAGGAGAGTGACTCGTTACAATGCGATGGCGCGTGGCTCAAGCAGGAGAATAACGTGTATTGCATGCCCGACGACGTATTTGCATTGAAAACAGCGTCCGAGGGCCATGTGGAGCCATTGGAGGCTTTTGATCGAGTCATTGGCAACCGTGAGAATGTTTTCATACTTTATGGTGATTACGAATCTGAAAAGTTCCGTCATTTCTTTGCCAATCTGTACGAGTCTGCAATTTCTGGCAAACTTGGATTTGCTTGGAGATACACCCCgagagaagaaattgagaaagaggTATTGGCAGGTTATGGGGTTGACCTGACGCTTAAAAGAACGGACTACATTGCTATAGATGATAGGGGATTCACCGAGGAACAGCAGGCGAAGCTCAAGTTCGAGCCAGGTCAAGAGACCGTGGTCCCTGTTGACGATTTTATTGATCGGCATATGGATGATATTCCGAAACTGTCCCAAGATCATATGAAGGGGCTTGTTGGGAAATTAGTCAGTTACATTGCCGAAAAAGGATCTGATTTGAGGCTCTTTAGAAAAATCATGCTTGACTTTCCAAAGTACGCTTCCTATATCTCTCTCCGACGTGAACCTGAAGAAATAGCCGTGGAATCTCCAAATGTTCCAGCAGGTATGTATATCAACGGAGTTCCTGCAACTGAAAAGTTCCTTAGTGTTTTTGAGATACTGAAAAGACTTAAAcaggagaagctgattgtTGATAACCTGTCCTCAGTGGGCGTGGATAAAAATGAAGTCAAGACTTTGTTATACAGATTTGCAAATGAATCAATAGTTGCTGCAGCTCACTTACCTCGGTATCAAACAACGGATCACCCGGGAATTATATATTTCAACGATCTTGAAAATGATCCACAATATGCAGATCTCCAAAATCCTAGACTAGCTTACAAGTCAGAATGgagtggaagaaaaatacCTCCTGCAAGAGAAAACATCCATGACTTAGTGTTTGCCATCAATCCTACTGACCCATTGCAGCTTCAATATTCATTAATGATGATCAATGCTATTCTAAAGAACCTCATATCTCAGAGAGTGGGCCTTGTTCCGCTAGTGAGAACTGAGGAGGACCAGGTGGTCACTGAACAGCTGGTAAAAATCCACAGGACCTCAGGACCGATAGAGGCTTTGAGAtacttgattttggtgcATGAAGTGATCAACTCCCCTGGGGTCAGCTTCGACACACTCAAGCAAGTCGACGTTCCAGAtaaggacgagctgctccgTAACTTGGACTCTTTTAAAAATCAATTCGCTCTACAATCCCAACCGCATGTTATAATCAACGGCATATTCATAGAGTTCAACCAAAACTGGCAGTACGCTATGAGCGAGCAAATTACGGCTGATATTCTATACCTTAACTCTGAACAACGTCAAAGAAGAATACCAAGAGAAGTTACTTTGAAAGATTACCTTCGCCAAGGAGCCTTGGCTAGACGCGATCCCCTTTTAATTCCAGAGACACTAGACAGATTGCGTTCCTCCTACGTTCCTGCGCCAACATACGAGACCTACAAATTACTGAAAAATTTCGGTGGAGATGACAAAATAGTACTCAATGCCGTGGGTAAGCTTTCATCGAGGAAATTTAGAAGTCAAGTTGCTGAGGCTTTGAAAAGTGGAATCACCTTACGTATCATTGATGTCTCGAATTCACCTGAGGTGGAAACACTTACTAAATCACTAGACGACGTGGAGAGCGCTTTGGTATACTTGGACGGAGAGTTTGCATCTAAGCCAACTGACAATTCAGCACTTTCAGTGATTTCCGAATGTTTTGGTGTTGACGATTTTGCAGATGATGACGAAGTTTATCTGATTCTAAATGGACGCCTGATTGATTTGCACGATAGGGAGCCGGTCAAGGCAGTTGATCTTcagatcttgttgaaccGAGAAAAGAGCGTGCGATTGAATTTACTAGATGAGGACACTCAAGACTTTGAGTATAAATCTTGGGTTGTTACATCCTCTTTTTACAACGATGACGGTGACTTTATTATATCTGGTTTGCTACCCAGATACGActtttccagatcaagTTCTTTCATTGAACAAGGCACTGGATATGTCGACGTTGATTCAGTTATTGATCCACTCAGCGAGCAAACACAGTCCATCTTAGCGCTAAGCGAAGTGTTCGAGAAGTTTGACTTTGTACGCTCAAGAATTTGGATCAAGCCTTCGGAGAAAGATGAGCTTAAAATCAAGCGTCTTTATCGTGGTGTTTTCCCAACCTCTGTCAAATTTTATGAAAATGGGACTGAAAAACGTGATTATTCTGCCTTTTTTGATGACATCCCCGAAAAGACACTGTTCACAGCAGATGTGGATGTAATTCCCTCCTGGATCGTCTCAATCAAGGAAGCTAATACCGATCTGGATAACATCAAATTGGATATTTCCGGATCAGTTGATGGAGTCTATGAGCTGAGGTCCATCCTGATACAAGGCCATGCTCGTGAAGGTATCGATACCATTGCTCCTCTCGGACTGGGACTACAGCTGCTGGATTCAAATGGTGCTTCTGTCTCAGATACGAATGTGATGGCCAATTTGGGGTATTTCCAACTGAAGGCCAACCCCGGTTTGTGGACGCTGAGCACCAAGAAGATTATACCCGATGTGGAGTTCGAGATTGACGCGGTTGATACCAAATATAAAACTAGGATATCACATTCTCGTCCCGAGAAAATCCCAATACTAGACCTGACTGGTGCTATGGTTTATCCTATAGTTTCCAGGAAGAAGCCGTCCAACAGTCTTTTTTCGGGACTCTCAAAGTCGTTCAGCTCTCTTTTCAAACCCAAGCAAGCCGAGATAAACATTTTCACTGTCGCCAGCGGACATCTCTACGAGCGCTTTTTAGGGATAATGACAGCATCTGTGATGGCGCACACAAAACACACTGTCAAATTTTGGCTGATTGAAAACTACATGTCTCCTAAGCTAAAAAAACACCTTCCCTTACTGGCCAAGCATTACGGATTCGATTACGAGCTGGTCACCTATAAGTGGCCAACTTGGCTTCGCGGTcaaagagaaaaacaacGCACAATTTGGGGATACAAGATCTTGTTTTTGGATGTTTTGTTCCCGCAAGACTTAGAAAAGGTCATCTTCGTTGACTCGGACCAAATTGTGAGAACTGACATGAAAGAACTTGTTGATATGGATCTAAAGGGTGCTGTTTATGGTTTCACTCCAATGTGCGACTCGCGCAAAGAGATGGAAGGCTTTCGGTTCTGGAAACAGGGCTACTGGAAGACTTTGCTAGGGGATAATTTGAAATACCATATCAGTGCTTTGTATGTGGTTGATCTCAAAAAGTTCCGTCAAATTGCAGCTGGAGACAGATTGAGACAACACTACCAGTCTCTTTCTGCTGATCCTAACTCCCTAAGCAACTTAGATCAGGACCTTCCCAACAACTTGCAACACACCATCCCGATCTATTCACTTCCTCAGGAGTGGTTGTGGTGCGAAACGTGGTGTGACGATGAGAGTCTGAAGAAAGCAAAAACAATCGATCTCTGCAATAATCCGTTGACCAAGGAACCGAAACTCGACAGGGCCAGAAGACAAATTCCCGAATGGACCAAGTACGACCAGGAAATAGAGACCATCATCAGGGGATCCCCGGTGACTCACGATGAACTTTGA
- a CDS encoding MFS transporter — protein sequence MSDTAIHLHKSKTSDNHVEVEELIRDEEQVRVKHWYDAFIRLFYWYPRDIYSPKERKFLIKLDLCLLIYICVSYFTKALDKANITNAYVSGMEEDIKFYGDDLSYAKSLYSAGYIVSMAIGTLLVTQKWSRFLLPSFELIWGVLTFCGAAATKPQHIFCLRFLIGFCEGIAFPSSVYIIGSWFTRDEVFRRVMVFSVSSSLGGMFSGYLQSAAYENLSGTRGLAGWKWGFIIDGIFTVPVAIFGLFMFPGPLQAKSQKDTKPIWWMTKDEYEIAVERQVRSGIDGARQYDLKILKKTILHWPVHFFATFWVLLNIVALPDGTVMPLWLKYEAKVHNRFTVSQINNYPTLQAVVGVVAQFFLAGLSDSFPIYPFLAFTQTCFIIAYASLAAWNIAWGWKWVCMLAIGLDSVNQAIVSGWINRVCRHDSRERAFVIGYSDAVSQAMNVWTNIVFYPTSHAPEFRLGLIISTIAAFLMLVLPIVEVYLTKRDTKKYVEKKERELVDRISVSSEEKGVAL from the coding sequence ATGTCTGATACCGCCATCCATCTTCACAAGTCCAAGACAAGCGACAACCATGTCGAGGTCGAGGAGCTTATCCGCGATGAAGAACAAGTTAGAGTGAAGCACTGGTATGATGCTTTTATCAGACTGTTTTATTGGTATCCGAGAGATATCTACTCGCCTAAGGAACGCAAATTTTTAATCAAGCTTGACCTTTGCTTGCTGATCTATATTTGTGTTTCCTATTTCACCAAAGCCCTGGACAAAGCGAATATTACCAATGCCTACGTTAGCGGAATGGAAGAAGACATAAAATTCTACGGTGACGATCTGTCGTATGCCAAGTCTTTGTATTCTGCCGGCTACATTGTTTCCATGGCGATCGGTACTCTTTTGGTGACTCAGAAATGGTCTAGGTTTTTGCTGCCATCGTTCGAGCTCATTTGGGGTGTTTTGACTTTCTGcggtgctgctgctactAAACCGCAACATATTTTCTGTCTTAGATTTTTGATTGGGTTCTGCGAAGGAATTGCCTTCCCTTCATCTGTTTACATCATTGGAAGCTGGTTCACCAGAGATGAGGTGTTCCGTCGTGTTATGGTGTTTTCTGTGTCGTCCAGTTTGGGAGGCATGTTCTCTGGTTACCTTCAAAGTGCTGCCTACGAAAATTTGAGTGGTACCAGAGGCCTTGCTGGCTGGAAATGGGGTTTCATTATTGACGGAATCTTTACGGTTCCGGTTGCTATTTTTGGACTGTTCATGTTCCCAGGCCCACTGCAAGCAAAGTCccaaaaagacacaaaGCCAATTTGGTGGATGACGAAAGACGAGTACGAGATCGCTGTTGAGCGACAGGTGAGATCCGGTATTGACGGTGCTAGACAGTACGATCTTAAGATCCTCAAAAAGACCATTCTTCATTGGCCAGTGCACTTCTTTGCTACCTTCTGGGTGCTCCTCAATATTGTGGCGCTCCCAGACGGCACTGTGATGCCGCTGTGGCTGAAATACGAGGCGAAAGTCCACAACAGATTCACCGTCTCGCAAATCAACAACTACCCGACACTGCAGGCTGTCGTGGGTGTGGTTGCACAATTTTTCCTCGCAGGACTCTCGGACTCGTTCCCTATTTATCCGTTCTTGGCATTCACGCAAACTTGCTTCATCATTGCATACGCTTCCTTGGCAGCTTGGAATATCGCTTGGGGTTGGAAATGGGTGTGCATGCTCGCGATCGGCCTTGACTCTGTCAACCAGGCCATTGTGTCTGGATGGATCAACAGAGTGTGTCGTCACGACAGTCGTGAGAGAGCATTTGTGATCGGCTACTCCGATGCCGTTTCCCAGGCTATGAACGTCTGGACTAATATTGTCTTCTATCCTACAAGTCATGCGCCTGAGTTCCGCCTGGGACTGATCATCTCTACGATTGCTGCTTTCCTGATGCTGGTCTTACCTATTGTTGAGGTGTACCTCACCAAGCGCGATACCAAGAAGTACgtcgaaaagaaggaaCGCGAACTGGTCGACCGCATTTCGGTCAGCAGCGAAGAGAAGGGAGTAGCTTTGTGA
- a CDS encoding Mitochondrial ATP-binding protein, possibly a mitochondrial chaperone with non-proteolytic function: MKAHLDKYIIGQDHCKKVLSVAVFNHYIRVQDASNETSSTLLGAPVLHKKSDTGVELEKSNILLFGPTGSGKTLAATTMARVLQVPIVIQDCTSLTQAGYVGEDVESCILKLLAKADYDVNLCQRGIVVLDELDKLAKPQVYAGTKDIGGEGVQQALLKLVEGTSVSVQGKKSNHMENTGLGGGTAEYTVDTSTILFIGMGAFTGLDKIIKKRLGRKKQSDVLSKAQPSDLEQYGLIPELVGRMPVFSSLKQLEVDDLERILVEPQNSIVRQYEYSFAKSGVRLAFTKSAVRKIAETALKNGTGARGLRGVLEKVLLAANYECPGSGISFVLVDEEVMEMDEITPKYFARGDIFRFLEQVGKEDEQLRGMLSDEYGIPKFESIKN; encoded by the coding sequence ATGAAAGCACATCTTGACAAATACATTATCGGGCAGGATCACTGTAAAAAAGTTCTTTCAGTTGCAGTGTTCAATCATTACATTCGGGTCCAGGATGCTTCAAACGAAACTTCCTCTACATTGCTGGGAGCACCGGTGCTACACAAAAAGTCCGATACTGGCGTGGAACTTGAGAAGTCAAATATTCTCCTTTTTGGCCCTACTGGCTCAGGTAAGACATTGGCGGCAACCACTATGGCCCGTGTGCTTCAGGTACCTATAGTTATACAAGACTGCACCTCGCTGACACAAGCCGGTTATGTGGGCGAGGATGTGGAGAGCTGCATCCTAAAGCTTTTGGCCAAAGCTGATTATGATGTCAATCTTTGCCAGCGCGGCATTGTTGTTCTGGATgagctggacaagcttGCCAAGCCTCAGGTATACGCTGGCACGAAGGATATAGGCGGCGAAGGGGTCCAGCAAGCGCTCCTGAAACTGGTTGAAGGAACTAGTGTTTCGGTCCAGGGTAAGAAAAGCAACCATATGGAAAATACTGGACTGGGAGGAGGTACGGCAGAGTACACGGTAGACACCTCTACAATTCTATTTATTGGCATGGGAGCTTTCACAGGActggacaaaatcatcaaaaaacgACTGGGTCGTAAAAAACAGTCCGACGTCCTATCCAAAGCGCAACCCTCAGATTTGGAGCAGTATGGGTTGATCCCCGAGCTTGTGGGACGTATGCCTgttttctcttctttgaaaCAACTTGAAGTGGACGACCTAGAGAGAATTTTGGTGGAGCCGCAAAACTCAATTGTCCGCCAGTATGAGTACTCATTTGCCAAGAGTGGGGTGAGGTTGGCCTTCACCAAATCCGCTGTACGGAAAAtagcagaaacagctcttAAAAATGGTACTGGAGCACGAGGTCTGCGGGGGGTCTTGGAAAAAGTGCTGCTGGCAGCGAACTATGAGTGCCCCGGGAGCGGGATCAGTTTTGTGCTTGTAGATGAAGAAGTCATGGAGATGGACGAAATAACGCCGAAGTATTTCGCACGAGGGGATATCTTCCGGTTTTTGGAACAAGTGGGAAAAGAGGACGAACAATTGCGCGGAATGCTTAGTGACGAGTACGGCATACCAAAATTCGAGTCGATAAAAAATTAG
- a CDS encoding U3 small nucleolar RNA-associated protein 15, translating into MSSTLERVPHVRHATLPAQTTAEQRYWRGFTSSQLVKEHNSVTHIHFDPNSPHDFAVTSSTRVQIFSSKTRKVSKTFSRFKDTVYSGEFRHDGKLLVAGDASGLVQIFDAMHPRTLLVSLTPSSHPTHVTKFSPSNTTQLLTCSDDRIARLYDISDTQRPIISFGDHEDYVRSAHFINGVSTNLVVTGCYDDYVRVFDARAGSQPVIKFNHQDPVEDVLSLNPTNLVSCGGYSVKTWDLTAGKNTRTLSNFSKTVTCLSDAGERGVLAGSVDGHLKVFDSQSINWDVKFGWKFGSGVLSCGVSPNHKHLVVGLNSGLLTIRTRKTEPRVSQGNKQSKSAAFARMMRGSEYHGESEFRVVDDKNENSKKLKPFEKDLNNFKWSEALDHALVSGMSKELTLTCMEELRKRGKVRTALLDRDENSLEPLLTWCLKNISDPRNVSVIADYTTCILELYGDLIEKQPVLEELVWGLQKRVEQEILKCEEAYKIGGMLQLLAA; encoded by the coding sequence ATGTCCTCTACCCTTGAACGTGTCCCTCACGTGCGACATGCGACCCTCCCAGCGCAGACGACTGCAGAACAAAGATACTGGCGTGGGTTTACAAGCTCTCAGCTGGTCAAAGAACACAATTCTGTGACGCATATCCACTTTGATCCCAATTCGCCTCATGATTTCGCTGTGACATCTTCTACGAGAGTCCAAATTTTCTCATCCAAGACCCGCAAAGTGTCAAAGACATTTTCCAGATTCAAGGATACCGTTTACTCTGGTGAGTTCCGTCACGATGGAAAACTTTTGGTTGCAGGAGATGCCTCTGGATTGGTCCAGATTTTTGATGCAATGCACCCGCGAACCCTCCTTGTGTCGTTAACTCCGTCCTCACATCCTACACACGTGACTAAATTCAGTCCATCCAACACTACACAGCTATTGACATGTTCTGATGACAGAATCGCTAGATTATACGACATTTCCGACACACAGCGCCCAATCATTAGTTTTGGAGACCACGAGGACTACGTCAGAAGTGCCCATTTCATCAATGGTGTGTCGACAAATCTCGTTGTGACCGGCTGCTACGACGATTACGTTCGTGTTTTTGATGCCCGTGCTGGTTCGCAGCCAGTCATTAAGTTCAATCACCAAGATCCCGTGGAAGATGTTCTGTCGCTCAATCCTACGAATTTGGTTTCCTGTGGTGGCTACAGCGTGAAAACGTGGGACTTGACGGCTGGTAAAAACACCAGAACACTTTCAAATTTCAGCAAGACGGTCACGTGCCTCAGCGATGCTGGCGAGCGTGGTGTTCTTGCTGGTTCTGTTGATGGGCACTTGAAAGTGTTCGATTCGCAGTCGATAAACTGGGACGTCAAGTTTGGCTGGAAGTTTGGCAGCGGTGTGCTGAGCTGTGGTGTCTCGCCTAACCACAAGCATCTGGTTGTTGGACTCAACTCGGGACTCTTGACCATCAGAACAAGAAAGACTGAACCTCGAGTTTCTCAGGGTAACAAGCAAAGCAAGTCTGCTGCGTTTGCAAGGATGATGCGTGGCTCTGAATATCACGGAGAGAGCGAATTTCGCGTGGTGGACGACAAGAATGAAAACagcaagaagttgaagccgtttgaaaaagacttGAACAACTTCAAATGGTCTGAGGCCCTTGATCATGCTCTAGTCTCAGGAATGTCTAAAGAGCTCACTCTCACATGCATGGAAGAGTTGAGAAAGCGTGGAAAGGTGAGAACTGCTCTTTTGGATAGAGACGAGAACTCATTGGAACCGCTGCTCACATGgtgtctgaaaaatatcagcGATCCAAGAAATGTCAGTGTTATTGCAGACTACACCACATGCATATTAGAGCTGTATGGCGATCTCATAGAAAAACAGCCTGTGCTCGAGGAATTGGTGTGGGGATTACAAAAACGCGTGGAACAGGAGATTCTGAAGTGCGAGGAAGCTTACAAAATTGGTGGTATGTTGCAGTTGCTGGCCGCGTGA
- a CDS encoding putative membrane protein — protein sequence MNLIDFLGEIGIWTIFYAQTNIKLIFLLKFLRSFTYGGISVILAIFLRDCGFAASSIGIFISVGTLGDLIKTSCLGLILDTYGRRRLMRHCYLAMMTTSFIFQLTTIKPLLWLTVFAGIISVGGVEVSIYRPCEHAIIAQKAQPSERSDFFTWYAFTGNLSSAMGSGVYGLLIWCLQDKFGWSELSAFKCVFFAVGLVYLLLFFLASLLDDKVELVRDHEETPKSSDSEFEIDKQKPAPTSTLQLIHSPRFGTIMQIIMLFFVDVLCKAIIIDSWVAYYIVERFGSSTKTVGDIFLATHCVSAVMSLFGTVFCKRYGPIQTMILTHFPCSVFVFLIPFSTNMPMMVFFLLMRDVFKSMDMGSKSVFLSSVAHDNERAAALSLQNSLRLLAQVIAPIITGFMANHDLQWASFILSAVMRVVVYEGGVLLLFWKDRHKITI from the coding sequence ATGAACTTAATTGATTTTCTTGGGGAGATAGGAATCTGGACAATTTTTTATGCCCAGACGAACATCAAGCTAATATTCTTGCTCAAATTCCTTCGGTCATTCACATATGGAGGAATCAGCGTCATACTAGCAATTTTTTTGCGAGATTGCGGTTTCGCAGCCAGCTCTATCGGCATCTTCATATCTGTCGGAACATTAGGAGATCTGATAAAAACTTCATGTTTGGGATTGATTTTGGATACCTACGGCAGGCGGAGACTGATGCGGCATTGCTACCTTGCCATGATGACAACAAGCTTCATTTTCCAATTGACCACGATTAAGCCTCTATTATGGCTTACCGTTTTCGCAGGAATAATTTCGGTCGGCGGAGTTGAGGTTTCCATCTATCGTCCGTGTGAGCATGCCATTATTGCACAGAAAGCACAACCCTCTGAAAGGTCCGATTTCTTTACATGGTATGCATTCACTGGAAATCTCTCGTCGGCTATGGGAAGCGGTGTGTACGGCCTTCTCATATGGTGTCTGCAAGACAAATTTGGCTGGTCCGAACTCTCGGCTTTCAAATGTGTTTTCTTCGCAGTTGGACTCGTATACCTGCTTCTATTTTTCCTGGCCAGCTTGCTGGACGATAAGGTCGAGCTAGTGAGGGATCATGAGGAAACTCCAAAAAGTTCGGATTCGGAATTCGAAATCGACAAACAAAAACCGGCTCCCACATCAACGCTACAACTTATTCATTCTCCTCGCTTTGGAACAATCATGCAGATCATTatgctttttttcgttgaTGTTCTCTGTAAAGCGATCATCATCGATTCCTGGGTGGCTTATTATATTGTTGAGAGATTCGGCTCCAGCACCAAGACCGTGGGAGATATTTTCCTTGCTACCCACTGCGTCTCAGCTGTGATGTCTCTTTTTGGAACCGTTTTCTGCAAGAGATACGGCCCAATACAAACAATGATTTTGACCCATTTCCCGTGCTCTGTCTTTGTCTTCTTAATTCCATTTTCCACCAACATGCCTATGATGGTGTTCTTCCTGCTGATGAGGGATGTTTTTAAGAGCATGGACATGGGCTCCAAGAGcgttttcttgagctctgtCGCGCACGACAATGAAAGAGCTGCCGCTTTAAGTCTACAAAATTCTTTGAGACTCCTTGCTCAAGTGATTGCTCCAATCATCACCGGGTTCATGGCCAACCATGATTTGCAGTGGGCAAGTTTCATTCTGAGCGCGGTGATGAGAGTTGTTGTGTACGAAGGCGGTGTGCTTCTGCTGTTCTGGAAAGATCGGCACAAAATTACGATATAG